CTAATGTTGGCGGTGTTGCACCTAATGTTGGCGGTGTTCCACCTAATGTTGGCGGTGTTGCACCTAATGTTGGCGGTGTTGCACCTAATGTTGGCGGTTCCACCTAATGTTGGCGGTGTTCCACCTAATGTTGGCGGTGTTCCACCTAATGttgacggtgttgcacctaaTGTTGGCGGTTCCACCTAATGTTGGCGGTGTTGCACCTAATGTTGGCGGTTCCACCTAATGTTGGCGGTGTTGCACCTAATGTTGGCGGTTTTCCACCTAATGTTGGCGGTGTTGCACCTAATGTTGGCGGTGTTCCACCTAATGTTGGCGGTTCCACCTAATGTTGGCGGTGTTCCACCTAATGTTGACGGCGTTGCACCTAATGTTGGCGGTTCCACATAATGTTGGCGGTGTTGCACCTAATGTTGGTGGTTCCACCTAATGTTGGCGGTGTTGCACCTAATGTTGGCGGTGTTGCACCTAATGTTGGCGGTTCCACCTAATGTTGACGGTGTTCCACCTAATGTTGGCGGTGTTCCACCTAATTttgacggtgttgcacctaaTGTTGGCGGTTCCACATAATGTTGGCGGTGTTGCACCTAATGTTGGCGGTTCCACCTAATGTTGGCGGTTTTGCATCTAATGTTGGCGGTGTTGCACCTAATGTTGGCGGTGTTGCACCTAATGTTTGCGGTGTTCCACTTAATGTTGGCGGTGTTCCACCTAATGTTGGCGGTGTTCCACCTAATGTTGGCGGTGTTCCACTTAATGTTGGCGGTGTTGCATCTAATCTTGGCGGTGTTGCATCTAATGTTGGCGGTGTTGCACCTAATGTTGGCGGTGTTGCATCTAATGTTGGCGGTGTTCCATCTAATGTCGGCGGTTCCACCTAATGTTTGCGGTGTTCCACCTAATGTCGGCGGTTCCACCTAATGTTTGCGGTGTTCCACCTAATGTTGGCGGTGTTCCATCTAATGTTGGCGGTGTTGCATCTAATGTTGGCGGTGTTTCACCTACCGTATACAGTTTTGCAACTATGAATAAAGCGAATGAACATTCTACATCAATGCGATACTTCCatttttgcttttgtttgtattaGTTTGCGTTTTCGAATTCCTGTCCAGAATGCAAAATGCATTACGTCTTTATAGATGTTATAAAGACAACTGAACAAGCAGATATGCATGATGCATATCTGCATTACAAACCTTTTAAATCAATTCTCAATTGTAAGCACAGGAATTACGGATTTAAAGACTGAGACCgaaacttttgaaaatgttgcaACTTTTGACTCAATATagtgttgttgtcgttgttgttgttgttgttgttgttttgcatATGGCTTTTTATTGTTGCAACACAAGATGATCATAGCACATAATTGGTGACTAAGTTTGTTTCTGCAGTATATATTACGTAATTGATAAccataatttgtaataaaaacaggTTGATTAATAGCAATGATACAATCACGTGgattattgataatatatataatcgAAAATAAAACTTCTACCGGGAGGGGGCTGGGCACCGTTGTTGGGACATTCGACCACCTCAAAGATCGCCTCACAGCCTCTGTCTACCCACCACGAGTGACCGTCATCCGATATACCGTACCTGCAAGGGAACAgtgtttaatacaaaataaccTGTTTTTTATCATTGCAACACTAAGCTGAGTTAATTCAGTGTGGAATATGTGATGCgtaacaaaaacaagaacatttgtgtgtttCTGGTTTTCAGACCGACCGTCGCGCCTAATCTTGTTATTGCCACCGGACCAATATTCCTTTCTGCTCAAGATTGCGCACATATTAGTCAGTACATTTAACGCGCTGCTTTTAGGAAATTACTCCCTTTGATTCTATTTGAAATGTACCATTCGGGAAAGCTATTAaccaataaatgtgtttcaacctagttttaaatttttatttaaacctaaTATTTGCCACTCTAggttatagtatatataaagcatatttcATCAGCAATCGTAGACGAGAACATGTCGATATTatgcatatctttaaaaatgaatttgtcaTTCTATTCTCATACTATAAAAAGCATAGAGTCACAAATAGATGTTTGAATAGTTTTGCCGAATATTTCTGCATCATTTAAAGATTAAGTGCATTTCATGTATtataacattgttgttttgtgttgaataaaatttgaaaaaaaaataaataaaaaaaaaaatatattaatgatgattataataataaggctattatttattttgattaggGTTGAATGTCTCTGCTTATTGTGTATGCACTTTTTGTCATTACATTTGTCCTTTGGTGTTTGTACATTGTGTCACAAAACAAATGCATAGTTGATACAGGCGATACAACAAGGGATTGACACagtttcacattttaatttaagtcCAATATACTGAACCATATATTCCTAACTTTCTTCATTCGCTCATTTCGAATGATCCTGAGAAGTATGAAAATTACACAATATACATTCATTGTTTAAGCATCTGGACAGTCAACTGGGTCATCAAttgtttaataacaaattatacatacaaaataattgtcaatgaaataaaaacacgcACAGATATTCATTAATCGTTAACAAATTGAAAGGTTGTGTTAATTACTTCAAcctgattttgttttatagatCAGAAATATTGGCAAATATTATAAACACATAAAcgcatataaacacatataaacgCATAAATATGTAACTATATAATCCATGAAATGTTTTCTACGTCTTGTAAGTTTCACTATCCGAATCTGAATTACCAAATTGGCCAAAAACTCCATTTCTCGAGCTCATAACTTCAAAttattgattatatttataggTGAACCTAATGTGTATTTTTCTAACCAAGGAAACGAGCTTTCTTCTAATTCTTAACTCAATATTTaagcgaaaagctacagaaataagctcagtagcaaaaagtttaaacataaacccggtttattgGCACTGGgtgaacgccaaagacatagaacataaaatcacaaacaagaaacatggaagaacagcacaaaacttcacaacaGCATAGTGCTtacatactttttataaaaaactaggtatgtttatcaaggaaatCTAAGAAAATTATTTAACCTTACATATCAGTCAAACTGAGAATGTAATAAAAGCCTTACTTCAATTGATGTACTCGGTTAAGGATTATCAAAGAAACTTGCGCTTGGAAAGTTTGCATGAGATTTATTTACGATTTCGCGTGTTATATTTTTGCTTGAAGATGGACATTAGCACGGATGCCAGACAAAAACCTTTTTCAACATGAACATGTAAGTGGTCTAGCTTGtaagtaaatgtaaaaaaataagactTACAGAATGATAACCTAACGCTTTGCTCTATGTTCATTAGAACTCCTTCTATACAGACCTTGTATCACTCGGTTCACACTTATAGAAGGAAGTCCTCTTCAGCAGTCTCAGAGAGAAGATGTAATGTTCCGCTGTCTGCGCGGTGTAGATCTTCCGCTGCACCCGGAAGTCACCTTTTCCCTCGAACATCAACGTGGTGCACCCTGGCAACGCAACAGAAGGCATATTATTCTTGTTttcatgataattgttaattgCCTTAGTGACTCAATATCACCGATCAGTCCAGGCACGACTTCAGTCAGTACTTCTATGAGTTCTGACAGTTATTTCAGTCGTACAAAATCTCGCTTAAACTGTCTGATTTGTTTTTGAACGAATGTTATACTTCTCTCAACTCTAGATAAATGTGTGAATAATGGATtgcttaaaaaatgttttgaatacaccGCCTAAACGGTTAAATAATACTATCAGCATAAGAAAAAAACTAGTTGCCAGTCAAAGTATGtagttggtttaaacatatactaatggccaaaagtcttgtccggtctacaaaaactacaatatctgTTTATCTGGCGAAATGTGATCCGCAATTACAGAAAATGCCATCTTTGTGATAATGAGCATGTTGGTGAAGAATTTCATTTAGTTATTTAAGTAACGAAGGAAGAGGTTTCtttgataaatgaaattataaatcaaaaaaatgtattgtcatttaaacGTGTTTAGAAATTAAATCCAAAATTAATTACGTTTTTAACGTTATGTTCTTTCATGAATTATACTGTTAGCAAAGTTAACTTTAAAGTATAATGTACTCCTTTTTTGCATTGATAATGACATTTATGTATGCTAAAAGTTCATTaatcattttttcaacaattttcttccTAAAAACCTCTTGCTTCCTACAAACTGGCAGATACAAAAGTATTTACATCATGACCTTCTGCAGatatataatacaatgttttaaatacccCATCAAAGAGACAATTGTTAAATGTTCTGTAGATACATTACAATTTTTCCTATTATCTACCTCAAAGAGACAATTGTTAAATGTTCTGTAGATACATTACAATCTTTCCTATTATCTACCTCAAAGAGACAATTGTTAAATGTTCTGTAGATACGTTACAATCTTTCCTATTATCTACCTCAAAGAGACAATTGTTAAATGTTCTGTAGATACGTTACAATTTTTCCTATTATCCACCTTAAAGAGACAATTGTTAAATGTTCTGTAGATACATTACAATCTTTCCTATTATCCACTTCAAAGAGACAATTGTTAAATGTTCTGTAGATACATTACAATCTTTCCTATTATCCACCTCAAAGAGACAATTGTTAATTGTTCTGTATATACGTTACAATCTTTCCTATTATCCACTTCAAAGAGACAATTGTTAAATGTTCTGTAGATACATTACAATCTTTCCTATTATCCACCTCAAAGAGACAATTGTTAAATGTTCTGTAGATACATTACAATCTTTCCTATTATCCACCTAAAAGAGACAATTGTTAAATGTAGATAGATTTTTCAAAGctgttattaaattaagaaaaactgCCCTCGAAATTTGATTGTTTCTTAAATACTTACTTtgtgttttatacttttattatatgACACTCTACACAGTACATTGTGTGGTAATTGTGTTTgtatcatgtacatgtatgtcgcCATGACTCTGTCTGAAATTACCATAGACATTCATATGCCCCtttttgccaataaactttgaacttttTGCATTTTGCACATAAAGGGACTCGTTCGCATATATTATAGTGGTAACGCTCTgttcaaacattattataatttatttatttttcttgtttttatggaCAAACACCAATCATCAACTGGAATAATATACTcatttgaaccatttttttaGTCCTTAACTTTTCGCTTTACTAAGCCTTTTGACAAAATTAGACATTTTAGATCTATGATAACAATAAAGCTCTTTTCTGAAGCTGTGCTGTTGTTTTAACAGTGTTACAAGCATTTCTTTCACATTTCAGatacattattttgaaaggggttgtactccgtatgatgaaatagcgaaaaaaaaggaaattgtcgaaaactgacataaaattggtatcgatgtgtacaatgcattgaaacttactaactgaagtaccacatagtttacaattaatttaattttcgcagttttttcgtatttttccattaaaaaaaatatttctaagtaTGTCTACccagtagaattcattccttatgcgtgattggcaagtcgatgttatcacgtgatattaccaagctaggtatatagcttaaatctTCCAACGCTTTCGGGTAAGCTTTCGTAGCACAGTTGATACAACATTGCCCTTgtactgcaattttggcgacaccgttCAAACCCCGTCACCGAATCgatttttttgtacatgttggtgttgttgtttttacagtaatgatatcaaagagtaaaacaattgattaaataaCTGTCCTGAGGATCgctacaaaacaaaaaaaaaatgatgccaatctggtgtacagtccttTTTAATCGGACTCTTTAAATATGATTGAGTCCGTGTAATAAAGGGAAAGCCGAAACGACAAATGAAAATATGGTAGCATTATCTATATCACTATTAAATCTTCTGAGTAATTGCTATAAAACCAAATGAAGTATACAGAGCTAAATACTTGTACGTATATTAATGTATATTGCAATGGACTGGTGGCTTAATAGGCAATGGTTGTTAGTCATTGTCAATGTCATTACCTTGCGGCTGGACATCTGTTGCTGGGTTCGTCTGTACTGGATGGTCAGCTGTTGCTACGTGCACGATAGTTGCCATAGCAACAAACACAAGTTCCAGAGGTCTCATTTTGCCCATTGTCAAGCCGACCTGAAAATATATAgttagaaattgttaaaaagttataaaaaagtCATCATtaccactatcatcatcatcatcatcatcatcattatcataattgttatcaccatcaatattatttttatcattattattgcaattagtaatatcattattattattaattgtattattatcattaatattattattattattattattattattattattattattattaatattattattattattattattattattattattattatcagtagtagtagtagtagtagtagtagtagtagtagtagtagtagtagtagtagtagtagtagtagtagtagtagtagtagtagtagtagtagaagtagtagtattagtagtagtagtagtagtagtagtagtagtagtagtagtagtagtagtttaggtggtggtggtggtggtggttttggtggcagtggtggtggtggtggtggtggtggtggtggcagGAGTGGCAGCGACAGaggcagtagcagtagcagtagcagtagcagtagtagtagtattgttagttgttgttgttgtagtagtagtggtagtggtagtggtggtagttgtcgtagtagtagtagaagtagtagtagtagtagtagtagtagtagtagtagtagtagtagtagtagtagtagtagtagtagtagtagtagtagtagtagtagtagtagtagcagtagcggtagcggtagcggtagcggtagcggtagcggtagcagtagtagtagtagtagtagtagtagtagtagtagtagtagtagtagcagcagtcgTAGTAGCAGTCGTAGTAGTAGTGATTGTATTACTGTTATTCTTGTTTAACAAAGTAAGAAAGTAAAGTAATACCTTTAGATAACAAATCCTTCTATTTAAGTCCTATTATTCACTGCTGTTTTTACAACAACATATGTTTCATTGCAGATACATGCCCATTTTAAAGCGGCAAAAAGCTGTACAAAGACTGTCAAAGcaattaatttgtgttttattgcatgtCTTAACACCACGacgttataaataaatgtaatttaaacgaatatatttaatgatgtgTTTAATTACACAGGTCCCTCCTGGTGATAAATATTCCCCCATGTACATTTAACCACAAACGATTAGATTTTCTTTCATaagataaatacatatattattttcttatatcttCCTCGTTTAGGATAGTGTGTGAAACGAGTGAAGATTTTCATATACAATGGGAGTAttccacgtgataaataacgtcgtAAATGCTTCGTttgaaggcaacattttgcttcaaatgatgACTTTAAACTAAAGTAACTCTACTATTACTTaaccatttcaaataaaacaaagggcattTTATGCCgtttacagagccccgccttcggttaTTGAGTGTTTAGTTTCATAAAACaattcgacaaaccttttcacaaaacagcAGCCTAATGGATCAAtgtcaaatcattattttgaaacaggtttgttgaagtgtttgatgaacATAATAACCTAATCAAGCCCCGGTAATAAAAtaaaggcggggctctttagaCAGCATAGACTTCCCTTTGTcttatttaaaatggttaagaaaaagaaatgttatattagtttaagtcatcattcgaaacaaaatgttgccttccgacgcagcatttatgacgtaattttcacgtggtatacacacgcGTATATGTACACGGCAAGTTAAAGGCACTCGTTCACGTTTAATAGGGAAATAAATCCAAAttgaaatgcaaacaaattgcttgttacaatgataaaacaccATCGAAGTTCAATCAGAGCTCTTTGTCATCAATTATCTAAAACGCATGAcagagatttttttattttgccgAAAAGCTTTCATAACACTTACAAAAATTGATTGAATTTAGGCTTTGATTTACTAGCATGCTGTTCAGATGAGCATCTGtcagctgttgttttttatgtttatgtatataccACAATTTCAgcaaagtttaaataaaacttgctGCCAACATTAATTCGGTAAAcgaataaaagttttaaaaaaacaacaacatatacatGCACAGGTAAACTAATTGCAATAATTTGAGTTTCACTGTAAATGATAGGATGAATCATCAGTTGAATGGCTAGACACGTCGCATTTGATACAGAGATGATAAACTATATATTATACatctcaactttcattccttaaatgaacagcctttcggcaattgtgAATATtgtccgatgaacgcaacatcttcggatatgttcgaaTCGTGAATCATCGAGTATCGATATACGTGTAATTTGAAAGTTGTGTATCTTGTTAGTGTTTGTAATGTGTCGACAGGTCCCGAAAATTCAGAATCAACATGTAAGAaagttttaatttatgatatgttaaaagTATTATCATTAGTGTGTTTCAAttacgtttaaaagtgttttgaaGTGATTATTTTTTCCAGCGTTAAAGTGGcgtaatttgataaactgtttttgGTTAAGATTGAGTTGTCTATTTAAAAATGGGTGAGAAGAATTTTATGTAaggtttcttaaatgaaatgatgaacTTCGGACTCTACACACATTAagcagcccaactgcgttcatacccccaTAATGACAtgtgacatcaatcccgcaattcgtTCCTTAAAACTTAGTGGTAAGCAAAATGAGAACACGAATCCAACACAAGCATTTCAAAaagtgagaaaaaaaaataacttaaaaggtACGCAAAAACGATATTATATCCAGCCGGACTAACAGTTTTTACTCCTGCCAGGTACGATCAAACTGGTCAAAGAACTATGCATTCATTGAACTATAGTACAAACATGAGACAAAAAAATCTTATAGAAGAGAAGAAAACACACAAAGAGATACAATATAGCGAAcgttatatacatacatttttaaaatgggTGGCAAAAAAAGACACTATCATAACAAATTTCTAGAATTCGGTTATTCCTGAAACTAGAAAAAACGACACAACCGAAAAAGACAGGCCTTGTTTAAGATAAGAGGCTTACTCTTAACAAGGCCTGATTGTCCACCGAGCTGTATTATGGTTCTG
The Mya arenaria isolate MELC-2E11 chromosome 12, ASM2691426v1 DNA segment above includes these coding regions:
- the LOC128212140 gene encoding uncharacterized protein LOC128212140, with the translated sequence MGKMRPLELVFVAMATIVHVATADHPVQTNPATDVQPQGCTTLMFEGKGDFRVQRKIYTAQTAEHYIFSLRLLKRTSFYKCEPSDTRYGISDDGHSWWVDRGCEAIFEVVECPNNGAQPPPDPLTKLYDQLKKRLSESTQTLDLSSWNPNSFMNRFESISPMVRAHA